The following proteins come from a genomic window of Microbacterium lemovicicum:
- a CDS encoding ABC transporter permease, which yields MTLFILKRVGASALLVIGTVLVAFALTAVLPGDAATARLGERAAADPALVAAMRERMGLNRPLYEQFFIYLGGLFRGDLGESTQTSRPVLSDLQLFGPASAELALTATLIAVIVGGGLGIVAALRANGHLDNILRAVSLTGVSVPIFWFALIATAIFSTQLRWFPSSGRLDAGAIPPPRITGFFTIDSLLAGNLPLLGEAVQHLILPAIVLSAPMVGLLMRFTRASVLDVLGMEYIRAAEAKGLSGPSVVFGHVLRGALVPVITVVGTAFASLLAGTVLVEQIFAWPGIGSYAYRAASTLDLSAIVGVTIFVALIYIVVNLATDILYGIIDPRIRRA from the coding sequence GTGACGCTGTTCATTCTCAAGCGCGTGGGGGCCTCGGCCCTGCTCGTGATCGGCACGGTCCTGGTGGCGTTCGCGCTGACGGCCGTGCTGCCCGGCGACGCCGCGACCGCCCGACTGGGCGAGCGCGCGGCCGCCGACCCGGCGCTGGTGGCGGCGATGCGCGAGCGCATGGGCCTCAACCGCCCCCTCTACGAGCAGTTCTTCATCTACCTCGGCGGGCTGTTCCGCGGCGACCTGGGGGAATCCACCCAGACCTCCCGTCCGGTGCTGTCCGACCTGCAGCTGTTCGGGCCCGCGTCCGCCGAGCTCGCCCTGACGGCCACCCTCATCGCGGTCATCGTCGGCGGGGGCCTCGGGATCGTCGCAGCGCTCCGCGCCAACGGCCACCTCGACAACATCCTGCGGGCGGTCAGCCTCACCGGCGTCTCGGTGCCGATCTTCTGGTTCGCCCTGATCGCCACCGCGATCTTCTCCACGCAGCTGCGCTGGTTCCCGTCCTCCGGGCGCCTGGACGCCGGTGCCATCCCGCCGCCGCGGATCACCGGCTTCTTCACCATCGACTCCCTGCTGGCCGGCAACCTCCCGCTCCTCGGAGAGGCGGTGCAGCACCTCATCCTCCCGGCCATCGTGCTGTCGGCCCCGATGGTCGGACTGCTCATGCGCTTCACGCGCGCCTCGGTGCTGGACGTGCTGGGCATGGAGTACATCCGCGCCGCGGAGGCGAAGGGCCTCAGCGGCCCGTCCGTCGTGTTCGGGCACGTCCTGCGCGGTGCGCTCGTGCCCGTCATCACGGTGGTCGGCACCGCCTTCGCCTCGCTGCTGGCCGGCACCGTCCTGGTCGAGCAGATCTTCGCCTGGCCGGGCATCGGCTCCTACGCCTACCGCGCGGCATCCACGCTCGATCTGTCGGCCATCGTCGGCGTGACGATCTTCGTCGCCCTCATCTACATCGTCGTCAACCTGGCCACCGACATCCTGTACGGCATCATCGACCCGAGGATCCGCCGAGCATGA
- a CDS encoding ABC transporter substrate-binding protein: protein MKRPARLAGMAAVLAAAALVISACAAPADTTTQPEGGSSLVIDKSFDLVTADPARMFETTGGIVLHAVYDSLLTFADGNAEEPLPSVASAFEVNDDATEYTFTIRDGITFSDGTALTAKDVVYSLNRVKNVQGNGSFLMTGLTVSSPDDTTVVITSDVPNTAVPAIVTSPTLGIVNSALVTENGGSDAEGAAESDTAEAFLNETSAGSGPYMLESFDTTTETVLVANPSYWGDKPKYDRVVLRNAAAEAQLMDIQSGTADVALDLGSDQIGGLGQDVVVSTSQSPTIFFLFLNADAGVSDVTSTPAFREAVKYGLDRDAILELAGDGAERAYGIVPSSFLGALGADAGVERDVDRAKAAVASLGTTPTVSLEYASDFSSNGLSMGPFAERIASQLGEVGITVNLTPGPIATTLESYRAGTEQMGLWLWNPDYPDSADYLAFGPGGIVGLRAGWAAGSDPELEAVMQQVSVETDAGERERLYQEFQTLHNEAGVIVPLFQPAASVVSGSAIGEVKYDPVFSLDIAAIGR, encoded by the coding sequence GTGAAACGTCCCGCCCGCCTCGCAGGGATGGCAGCCGTCCTCGCGGCCGCCGCCCTCGTCATCAGCGCCTGTGCGGCGCCGGCCGACACGACGACCCAGCCCGAGGGAGGCTCGTCGCTCGTCATCGACAAGTCCTTCGACCTCGTCACGGCCGACCCCGCCCGCATGTTCGAGACCACGGGCGGCATCGTGCTGCACGCCGTCTACGACAGCCTCCTCACCTTCGCCGACGGCAATGCCGAAGAGCCCCTCCCGAGCGTGGCCTCCGCGTTCGAGGTGAACGACGACGCCACCGAATACACCTTCACGATCCGCGACGGCATCACGTTCTCGGACGGCACGGCACTGACCGCGAAGGACGTCGTCTACTCGCTGAACCGCGTGAAGAACGTCCAGGGCAACGGCTCGTTCCTGATGACCGGACTCACGGTCTCCTCGCCCGACGACACCACCGTCGTCATCACCTCGGACGTGCCCAACACCGCGGTGCCGGCGATCGTCACGAGTCCCACGCTGGGCATCGTCAACAGCGCGCTCGTCACCGAGAACGGCGGCAGCGACGCCGAGGGCGCCGCGGAGTCCGACACCGCCGAGGCGTTCCTGAACGAGACGTCCGCGGGCAGCGGTCCGTACATGCTGGAGTCGTTCGACACCACGACCGAGACCGTGCTGGTGGCGAACCCCTCGTACTGGGGCGACAAGCCGAAGTACGACCGCGTCGTGCTGCGCAACGCCGCCGCCGAGGCCCAGCTCATGGACATCCAGAGCGGGACGGCCGACGTCGCCCTCGACCTGGGCTCCGACCAGATCGGCGGCCTGGGGCAGGACGTGGTGGTCAGCACGAGCCAGTCGCCCACGATCTTCTTCCTCTTCCTCAACGCCGACGCGGGCGTCTCCGACGTCACGTCGACGCCGGCGTTCCGCGAGGCCGTGAAGTACGGGCTCGACCGCGACGCGATCCTCGAACTGGCCGGCGACGGCGCGGAGCGGGCCTACGGCATCGTCCCGTCCAGCTTCCTCGGGGCACTCGGCGCGGACGCCGGTGTCGAGCGCGACGTCGACCGCGCCAAGGCGGCCGTCGCATCGCTCGGCACCACGCCGACGGTGTCGCTCGAATACGCGAGCGACTTCTCCAGCAACGGCTTGAGCATGGGACCGTTCGCGGAGCGCATCGCTTCGCAGCTGGGCGAGGTGGGGATCACCGTGAACCTCACCCCCGGTCCGATCGCGACCACGCTGGAGAGCTACCGCGCGGGCACCGAGCAGATGGGCCTGTGGCTGTGGAACCCGGACTACCCGGACTCCGCCGACTACCTGGCCTTCGGCCCCGGCGGCATCGTCGGCCTCCGCGCCGGCTGGGCCGCGGGCAGCGACCCGGAGCTCGAGGCGGTCATGCAGCAGGTGTCGGTCGAGACGGATGCCGGCGAGCGCGAGCGCCTCTACCAGGAGTTCCAGACCCTCCACAACGAGGCGGGCGTCATCGTCCCGCTGTTCCAGCCCGCCGCTTCCGTCGTCTCGGGTTCGGCCATCGGCGAGGTCAAGTACGACCCGGTGTTCTCGCTGGACATCGCCGCCATCGGCCGCTGA